Genomic DNA from Acidobacteriota bacterium:
GTTGTGGGAGGACTCTGGTTCAGGGAGCAACCAGCCCCACGGGAGCGATAGGACACAGGCCTGGTGGAAGGCGCATCCTTGCGGCGATGGAGGTGACCTGACACCGAGGCTGAACGTTTCAGCCCCAGGCAAGGCTCAACAGGGCTCCGAAAACCCTAGTGCAGCGAGGCAAAAGTTTTGAGCCAGTCCTGCCAAGTTCGAGATGCGATATGCGAAGTTCGAAAGAACCCCGAAAGGGGTGCAATTCGCCAGCCCAGGGCGCTACCCTGGGTACCGAGATCAATCCGAATGAAGTCAGGATGCAAAGCATGGCTCGGAATTTATGACCGGCAGCGCTAGTGCTTGACGACGGCTTTCATGAGCTGGCCTTGGCGGAGGGACTCTATGGTGGAGGGAATTTCGGGGACGCCGACCTGGCGCGAGATGAGGCGGGAAGGCTTGATGACGCCGCTTTCGAGTATGGCGATGGCGCGGGGAAAGGAATGAGCCCCCACATAGCAGCCCAGCACCGTCAGTTCCTTGCGCGTGATGGCGTTTTGCGGCACCGCCGGACGCGCCCTCTCGCTCATTCCGAAGAGACAGATGCGGCCTCCCACGCGGGCCAGCTCGACGCTGGTCGGCAGTTGATTGCCCACCGCGTCGACCACCACGTCGGCACCCCAGTCGAAGGCCTCGCCCACCTTGGCGGAAAGATCTTCCTGAGCGGCGTTGACGGTGGCGAAACCAATCTCCCGCAATAACTCCAGCCGTTCCTCAACCAAGTCGGACACCAGCACTTGGGCGCCCGCCGCCGCCAGCAGCATGGCATGAAGCGCACCCACCGGTCCCCCGCCGATGACTACGGCCTTCTCCCCCGGCGCGGGACGGATCACGTCGATGCTGTTGACCACGCAGGAGAGCAGTTCCGTCCACACCGCTTCCTGAAAAGGCAGTTCGTCGCTGAGCGGATGACAGGCCCTCTCAGGGGCCACATTGTAGGGCGCCATTCCGCCGTCCTTAAAAATGCCCAAAGTGGTGAAGTCCTGACAGTGATTGCTCAATCCAGCCTTGCAGTAGCGGCACTTGCCGCAGGTCAGGTTGGGGGCTACCGCCACCCGCTCTCCCCCCTTCAGGGTCGACACCTTGGCCCCGGCGGAAACCACCCGCCCCAGGTACTCGTGCCCCAAGATGACGCCGGGCGTGGCCGGATGTCCGGGAGGGGTGGAGAGAATGTGCAAGTCGGTGCCGCAGATGCCGCAGCCTTCCACCTCGATCAGCACTTGGTCGTCGGCCTCCAGAACCGGCAGCGGACGCTCTTGAAGCTCCAGCATACCGTCACCAGCAAAAACAGCAGAAAGCATCGTTTGAGCCATGAGCAAAACTCCATGATAAGCTCTTGAAGCGCTTCGCAATCGAGCTATTACGGGCAGAGTATAGCATCGGGACCTATTGCTTTTCTAGTCAAGGTTTCAGAGAAAACACCTGTTGGAACGAAGCGCTTAGAAATTTCTGGAGAAAATGGTTGCAAGCGAGGCCGCGAGGCACTATACTGACGCCCATCGAATGGATCGAACTCTTCACGGAAACTCTCAGAGGTATCGACAAATGGTGCGAATGTGCAAGCTACCCACGGGCAGGCTCTCTGTGTCCGCGATGACAGCGTTTTTGGTGATGACTTTGAGCGCCGGACTGGCGGCCGCCCAATCCTCCGATCCCATGGACAAGGTGATGACCCTGGCCGGGGATGATCGGAACTTCGAAGGGGACCGCGGCGCGGCCGGACTTTGGCAGCGGCTGCTCAAGCTCAACACCACCGCCAGCGCCCTGCACACCACTGCCCATCCCGACGACGAGAACGGAGGCGTGCTCACTTACCTGAGCCGCGGACAGGGAGTGAGGATGTCGCTGCTGACCCTCAACCGGGGCGAGTCGGGAGCCAACGCCATCGGCTCGGAACTGTTCGACGGCCTGGGCATCATCCGCACCGAGGAACTGCTGCTGTCGGACCGCTACTACGGACTCGACGACCAGTACTTCAGCACCGTTATCGACTACGGCTACTCCAAGAGCCTGGAAGAGGCCCTCGAAAAGTGGGGACGCGAAAACGTCC
This window encodes:
- a CDS encoding alcohol dehydrogenase catalytic domain-containing protein, with amino-acid sequence MLELQERPLPVLEADDQVLIEVEGCGICGTDLHILSTPPGHPATPGVILGHEYLGRVVSAGAKVSTLKGGERVAVAPNLTCGKCRYCKAGLSNHCQDFTTLGIFKDGGMAPYNVAPERACHPLSDELPFQEAVWTELLSCVVNSIDVIRPAPGEKAVVIGGGPVGALHAMLLAAAGAQVLVSDLVEERLELLREIGFATVNAAQEDLSAKVGEAFDWGADVVVDAVGNQLPTSVELARVGGRICLFGMSERARPAVPQNAITRKELTVLGCYVGAHSFPRAIAILESGVIKPSRLISRQVGVPEIPSTIESLRQGQLMKAVVKH